CTTTTAACCATACATTTTGAGTGAAATTTTATCCGTTATTTCTGCAAGtctaaaatttgtataaaaagaaaatattcttaaacaATTGAATtgtctgaaattaaattttataaaaaatattaattaaagatatttgattgacttaattttttatctaaaaattattatattttttcaacttttaatgtttgattgtcattattttttataaaaatattaaatattatcttataaattaaataatatttttaacaaacatattaaacATCGTCCACTAGTTAAGCGTGGTGAAGATCGAGCTGTTCTTCACTGTTTGCCTTTAAAGCCGACAAATTTCATCAACAGCATTAATGTTGATAAGCTCCTGCACCATATATCTCCAGCACATCCCAGTCGCTGAAGCTATGTCCAGTGGTCTGAACCCATCCTTGTTCAATTCCCTTGCCTGTTCAGGCTTGTGTTTCACGAGCTCTCGTACAAAGTTGAGTTGGCCAGCTTTGGTTGGTAGCCACATGTAAGATAGGTTGTGGAGGAAGACAGTAGTGTCATCTCCGAGAAGATGTGGATCGATTTTCTTCAACTAGTTGCTGTTGGAGCTGAAGATTTCCTGCCAAAGTCTGATCATAAATATCCATGGTTCTTCCCAATCTTTTCTGTAACTAGGGCCTGGCCAGCTTGCAGGAAATTAAATTTGCCCATCCATtattgtttattaattatataacacATAGATAGATGGAATCCATATTAAAAGAAAGTTGTTGAAAGCAAAGCCTAAACAAGATCGTTTGGTCTATATATGTTGTGCAATCATATTGGAACCTCCCCGCATTGAGTTTAAATTATACTAAACATCGTCCACTAAGATAATCAGCCCACATACAAAatgttttctcaaaaattaagaTCACATGTTTGATTCAAAATGATTTCAGTAAAGAGCTATTCAAACCCTTGGTCGCTCGGTGTTGCTCTTGCTCGCTGCCCTCTCTCACTCACTCCGTGCTTCCTCTCGTTCGCTCGTTGTCCCTCTCTTGCTACAAATTTACTTATAGATCTTTATGAAAgttggaaatgaaaaaataagatGGTCGAAAATTTTACCTTGACCGAGTATGAAGATGAACCCTCGAAACTCGTCCTCGGTGGAGATGGCAATGAACAAGAGGAAGATTCGATGTCGATTTCAAGAAAAACTCGAGGTTGAAGGAGCGTCGGGAGTGATGAGAGAGTGAATGAATTGCCTATAAAATGTATTCTCTTCCCTCTtcaaaagtgagaaaaaattATCGCGTGATCAAAAGTTagaatttgtattatttaaaaaatattgtcaatcaaatacttcaaaaactataatttagatagaaaatgactattttttatgaataatatagCTAATCAAACATGTTGTAAGGTGCGTTTGattataaatatagaatttgcatggaaagaaatttttttctaaataattgaattacttagatttaaatttcagaaaaaatattaattaaaggtatttgattaatttaattttttatctaaaattattgtacttttcaaatatttcatgtctgattgccatttttttttttccagagaCTTGGAAGGGGCTTTCCGTGAACCACCCGACACTCAGCCTCCCTCTCAGATTGGCTGTAGTCCTCCAAATCCTAATTTCCTCACTATTCTCCTCCAAATCCTAATTTCCTCACTATTCTCCTCCAAATCCTAATTTCCACTTGCGGTATTCCTCCAAATCATCAGGTTCGTCACAGTAAGTACTCTGATCACTCTGGATCGAGCACAATAGCCCGTCGAACCAACTGTATCTCGTCGAGTTCACGCTTTGGTTACTATAGTTAAGCACATCGGAGTCCGATTCGCCATCAGAAGGTTGAAGAAGGGTGTCCTTACCTTGCGAGATGATCTCGACCATCGATTTCCACACTCCGTCGATGGCGTGCCCCACTGTTTCCAGGGATCCGTGAGCCACCGACGCGCTGGCCTCTATCGACGTCAGTAGATCCTTCACGGCGCGGCTTGTGACCTCGTGAAACACCATCGTTTCCTTCTGCAAGCCCGACCCGAATTCCTTCAGATCCCGCCAGTATATCTCGATAACTGACTTAGATCGGTTCGCTAGGGTCTTCCAAAGACCTTCGATTCTCCATGCTCCTGCACTGACATCGGGACCCGAATTACAGTTTGACTCGGCTTCTTCTTCGCCTTGGGTTGAGCTCCCATTGGAGCGACTGTCGTCGTTACTGCTACCATGGTCGTCACCTACATCTTCTCCAATCACTGATCTTTCTTCTTCGTTGATGGGCGGCGGCAGGCGATGATGGAAGGGGAAGACCAGCGTGGACATGAAAAAATGATTCTAACACCcctattaaaaaatcaattccagcaaaaatgaaaaaaatagtaTCATGTGatcacaaattaaaaattattttttataaaaaatttaatcaattaaacatctcaaaaaaataatttaaataaaaaatatattttttattttttataaaaaaaatgcccAATCAAACAGACATAACATTTTAAGATGTAAGTTGGGACACTACAATTTTCTCGCGAGAAAACTAACTCGCGTGGCGATAAAATGACGATAAGTTAGGACTGGCATATTAGGGTGGGTAGTTACCATCATCAGATGAGTCTTATGTAGGTCGTATCATCTGCAGTGTGGGGACCACCTTATCCTTAACGAATGACTGAACagctttattttttgtttctttttacgTACTAAATATTCAATGAaggtattattattttaatattattattaggataatacttttatcattaaataaggACAAGTTTATATTACtttttaataagatatatttattatattatattttttattttcaatttattttattgattaataataaatatataaaaaatgtaatcgtttaataaattcatttcgaaattaaaaataaaataaaataaaaatataatttaaaaataagatatatttattattaattattattcaatagGTACACTATGCTTCGATGGCAAATTTGTGGACCTGGTTATGGCAAAATTTcttgattcaaaatattttcttaattcatATACATAATACACTTAGTAGTAGTTTTGGGTTggttgatatatgtatataaatatatttgtcacgtaaaatgagttttttaataaaaaaatgataaataaaaatagtgtaGCTAAGaaatatatccaaaaatccTATTAATTTGGAATTGGATCATTACAATTCATAATGCATC
The sequence above is a segment of the Diospyros lotus cultivar Yz01 chromosome 7, ASM1463336v1, whole genome shotgun sequence genome. Coding sequences within it:
- the LOC127806505 gene encoding uncharacterized protein LOC127806505 produces the protein MSTLVFPFHHRLPPPINEEERSVIGEDVGDDHGSSNDDSRSNGSSTQGEEEAESNCNSGPDVSAGAWRIEGLWKTLANRSKSVIEIYWRDLKEFGSGLQKETMVFHEVTSRAVKDLLTSIEASASVAHGSLETVGHAIDGVWKSMVEIISQGKDTLLQPSDGESDSDVLNYSNQSVNSTRYSWFDGLLCSIQSDQSTYCDEPDDLEEYRKWKLGFGGE